A stretch of the Streptomyces ortus genome encodes the following:
- a CDS encoding DUF397 domain-containing protein: protein MDRIKSRIRLARIYNGMPARELGSEGWHKPWSGGNGGNCLEAMKLADGRIAVRQSADPDGPALIYTPGEMTAFIQGAKAGEADFLLS, encoded by the coding sequence ATGGATCGCATCAAGTCCCGGATACGCCTCGCGCGGATCTACAACGGCATGCCCGCCAGGGAACTGGGCAGCGAAGGCTGGCACAAGCCGTGGAGCGGTGGGAACGGCGGCAACTGCCTGGAGGCGATGAAGCTCGCCGACGGCAGGATCGCGGTTCGTCAGTCCGCCGACCCGGACGGTCCGGCTCTCATCTACACGCCCGGCGAGATGACCGCGTTCATTCAGGGTGCCAAGGCGGGGGAGGCGGACTTCCTGCTCTCCTGA